In a single window of the Zea mays cultivar B73 chromosome 5, Zm-B73-REFERENCE-NAM-5.0, whole genome shotgun sequence genome:
- the LOC100191760 gene encoding uncharacterized protein LOC100191760: MSNTLLRVYPSDLKMPFELRKQNSACLELVNKTDRWVAFKVKTTNPRKYSVRSASGVVPPRGSCGITITMQAPKEMPPDYHCKDKFLVQSIAVEEGTTQKDIVPDMDDSTSKLELERRYAEENKKIQKELDLLRKTKASPRGFSAFVLLVFLLSSLLGYLMFGSRA; the protein is encoded by the exons ATGAGCAACACGCTGCTTCGAGTCTACCCTTCCGACCTGAAGATGCCAT TCGAGCTCAGGAAGCAGAACTCAGCGTGTCTTGAGCTCGTCAACAAGACCGACCGGTGGGTGGCTTTCAAG GTCAAGACGACGAACCCTAGGAAGTACTCGGTGCGCTCTGCCTCCGGTGTCGTGCCGCCCAGGGGATCCTGTGGCATCACAA TAACGATGCAAGCGCCCAAGGAGATGCCCCCGGACTACCACTGCAAGGACAAGTTTCTTGTTCAGAGCATTGCTGTGGAGGAGGGGACGACGCAGAAGGACATTGTCCCTGACATG GATGATTCTACATCCAAGTTGGAACTGGAAAGAAGATATGCAGAGGAAAACAAGAAGATTCAGAAAGAGCTG GATCTCCTCCGGAAAACAAAGGCGTCTCCTCGGGGCTTCTCTGCGTTTGTGCTGCTTGTCTTCTTGTTATCCTCACTTCTTGGATACCTGATGTTCGGAAGCAGAGCTTAG
- the LOC100304161 gene encoding transcription factor TFIIIB component B'' homolog precursor, with translation MIFISFFAGLILCLPPLLLPKPAIFISAFNWHSKFKIACCRPSAAQMIDDEVNFGNIFDASEEVQVTAKFGPKQRPKTRKTALSSRSAAPNPTEETGDRKVGTFSQVNSSKELTSQERTSLMCPSTESVDIIAGSHSILDTPLEDALTVPQGSLSGASAADRTSQYGEHNDDPSKLATHQENLVVSDINVPPNSSCSKAIDDIVEFGDMCDVQIEEERVTKFQPKVQTKLLKEIAKSRKTNQKVETSTVDVVTQNGKGNNIQTRLHGDPVQDPKSHESVQIPDSEGLLATDNSKGCNLANLNNLLEESVQEETIAKFRSDLQPNLGKASSQVAAIKINVVAVAPIVGVCDSNNDMYKEPKDQETITGPVAWSPQAVHADVDLDNHNEPINPPIDGTQSMFGEVPGTAFTGREKGKSKSVSFALSDVSGIASPIDTNSEMGNIGDSCSDKLTDENLSNSSRHIAEKHSITKDQYSNEQDHEREPLDHAVQQQPKSDVGERASSMKRRCRKKVQKVGTPNHTVDDYFGEDCVEPSLAEEDNDTGDHYTTGNKHKARKKSRGGVEESQQQKAQKNKSKVSSRGRKRTLKDESTEKPEKKLTHRIRQRIPKEVKALLETPREQIKPMKLCASHLRLLQEARERVDPKGIPSGPSSNTRNFQLDDMDDLGYRDEEARFFDNDITEEHVQNATKLNYHSYMNKPARGKWSKSDTDLFYEGLRQFGIDFAMIQQLFPDKTRHQVRQKFKSEERKNPLLVHDAIVHRSGDNLYFKKVIKQLNIEDVVLPDIKSTQKQDGASSERGPGNENVLDDLNEEENSSNWLNEEHDVQMADVEEEHGEQMDDVEEERDLGNDGGDDDLGDVFDWY, from the exons ATGATTTTTATTTCCTTTTTTGCTGGTCTGATTCTATGTTTGCCCCCATTGCTGCTTCCTAAACCTGCAATATTCATTTCAGCCTTTAATTGGCACTCAAAGTTCAAGATAGCTTGCTGTAGACCATCGGCTGCACAGATGATTGATGATGAGGTCAACTTTGGTAATATCTTTGATGCCTCAGAAGAAGTTCAGGTTACTGCAAAGTTTGGTCCCAAGCAACGGCCCAAAACCCGAAAAACAGCTCTATCATCCAGATCTGCAGCGCCTAATCCTACTGAAGAAACCGGAGATAGGAAAGTAGGAACCTTCAGTCAAGTCAATTCTTCTAAAGAGCTTACCAGCCAAGAAAGGACATCCTTGATGTGCCCTAGTACTGAGTCAGTTGATATTATCGCTGGTTCTCATAGTATTCTCGATACACCATTGGAAGATGCATTGACAGTTCCCCAGGGTTCTCTGTCTGGTGCTTCTGCTGCAGATAGGACTTCTCAATATGGTGAGCACAATGATGATCCTTCTAAGTTAGCTACACACCAAGAAAACTTGGTGGTTTCAGATATCAACGTCCCACCTAACAGTTCATGTAGCAAGGCTATTGATGATATAGTTGAATTTGGGGACATGTGTGATGTGCAAATTGAAGAGGAAAGAGTTACAAAGTTCCAACCAAAGGTGCAAACGAAGCTCCTTAAGGAAATAGCCAAATCTCGGAAGACTAACCAAAAGGTGGAAACTTCCACTGTAGATGTGGTTACACAAAATGGAAAGGGCAATAATATTCAGACAAGGCTCCATGGCGATCCGGTACAGGATCCTAAAAGTCATGAAAGTGTGCAGATCCCAGATTCTGAAGGATTATTAGCAACTGATAATAGTAAAGGTTGCAATTTAGCTAACCTCAACAATCTCCTTGAGGAGTCAGTCCAAGAGGAAACAATAGCTAAGTTTCGTTCTGATTTGCAACCAAATCTCGGGAAGGCTTCATCCCAGGTTGCTGCGATTAAAATTAATGTTGTTGCTGTTGCTCCAATAGTTGGAGTTTGTGACAGCAACAATGACATGTACAAAGAACCTAAAGATCAAGAAACCATCACTGGTCCAGTGGCTTGGTCACCACAG GCTGTGCATGCTGATGTTGATTTAGACAATCACAATGAACCAATTAATCCTCCTATTGATGGTACTCAATCAATGTTTGGCGAAGTCCCAGGTACAGCTTTTACAG GAAGAGAAAAGGGAAAATCAAAATCTGTATCTTTTGCTCTATCGGATGTTTCTGGGATAGCTAGCCCTATAGATACCAATTCTGAGATGGGTAACATCGGCGATTCCTGTAGTGACAAATTGACTGATGAAAATTTAAGTAACTCATCTCGTCATATCGCTGAAAAG CATTCTATTACCAAGGACCAATATTCAAATGAGCAGGACCATGAGCGGGAGCCACTAGATCATGCTGTTCAACAGCAACCAAAATCGGATGTTGGAGAAAGAGCATCATCTATGAAACGACGTTGCAGGAAAAAGGTGCAAAAAGTTGGGACACCTAATCACACTGTTGATGATTATTTTGGTGAAGACTGTGTCGAACCTTCATTAGCTGAAGAAGATAACGATACTGGTGATCATTACACTACTGGTAATAAGCATAAGGCTAGGAAAAAGTCAAGGGGTGGTGTAGAAGAGTCACAGCAGCAGAAAGCTCAAAAAAATAAAAGCAAGGTGTCTTCACGGGGCCGCAAACGGACCTTGAAGGATGAATCGACAGAGAAGCCTGAGAAGAAGCTAACCCACAGAATACGTCAGAGGATACCAAAAG AGGTTAAGGCTTTACTGGAAACACCTCGTGAGCAGATAAAACCCATGAAGCTTTGTGCATCACATCTCAGGTTGTTACAAGAAGCTAGAGAGCGTGTTGAT CCAAAAGGGATTCCATCCGGGCCATCCTCTAATACAAG AAACTTTCAACTAGATGATATGGATGATTTGGGCTACAGAGATGAGGAAGCTAGGTTCTTTGACAACGATATAACAGAGGAGCATGTACAAAATGCAACAAAATTGAACTACCATTCCTACATGAACAAACCAGCCCGGGGAAAATGGTCAAAATCAGATACCGACTTGTTTTATGAG GGTCTTCGACAATTTGGTATCGATTTTGCAATGATACAACAATTATTCCCTGATAAGACTCGCCATCAGGTGCGGCAGAAATTTAAATCTGAGGAGAGAAAAAATCCATTGCTAGTCCATGATGCTATAGTTCATCGCTCAGGAG ATAATTTGTATTTCAAAAAGGTAATTAAGCAGCTCAACATTGAAGATGTTGTGCTGCCAGATATTAAAAGTACACAAAAACAAGATGGTGCATCAAGTGAAAGAGGCCCTGGAAATGAG AATGTACTGGATGATTTAAACGAGGAGGAAAATAGTTCAAATTGGTTGAACGAAGAGCATGACGTACAGATggctgatgtggaagaagagcatGGCGAACAGAtggatgatgtggaagaagagcgtGATCTTGGAAATGATGGTGGTGATGATGATCTTGGGGATGTTTTTGATTGGTACTAG
- the LOC118471964 gene encoding uncharacterized protein, with the protein MASPVVADLPRRPLLLGRHSPHSLPVGCAGEGVRACVRAGGWTGICCWVGRGMALFAVSGARLGVVRPGGSTRSGGERRSAVDLPSLLFRRKDAFSRTVLSCAGAPGKVLVPGGGSDDLLSSAEPVVDTQPEELQI; encoded by the exons ATGGCGTCGCCGGTTGTAGCGGATCTTCCTCGGCGTCCTCTCCTCCTCGGCCGCCACTCCCCACACTCGCTTCCCGTGGGCTGCGCGGGTGAAGGAGTGCGCGCGTGCGTACGTGCGGGTGGTTGGACTGGGATCTGCTGCTGGGTGGGGCGCGGGATGGCGTTGTTCGCTGTGTCCGGCGCAAGGCTCGGGGTCGTGCGGCCTGGCGGCTCAACGCGATCTGGCGGGGAGCGGAGGAGTGCGGTGGACTTGCCGTCGTTGCTCTTCAGGAGGAAGGACGCCTTCTCTC GCACCGTTCTGAGCTGCGCTGGTGCtcctggaaaggtgctggtgcctgGAGGTGGCAGTGATGACTTGCTTTCCTCCGCAGAGCCTGTCGTGGACACTCAACCTGAAGAACTACAGATTTGA